A window of Rhizobium tumorigenes genomic DNA:
ACAACGGCAATCAGGCATTGTTCGATGTCTCGCTCGACGTCCGGGCCGGCGAGATCGTCGGCATTGCGGGCGTCGCTGGCAACGGGCAGCGCGAGTTCAGCCAGGTGCTGACAGGCATTCGCCCGCTCAGCGCAGGCCGCATCCTTATCGATGGCAGCGCGGTGGAGAATGGCAATGCGGCATTTTTTGCAGATAGCGGCATCGGCCACATTCCGGAAGACCGACTGCACAGCGGCCTGGCGCCGGCGCTGAGCATCACCGTCAATGCCGTCATGCGCGAATACAAGACACCGCGGATCTCGGCGGGAGGCATCTACCGGCCGGCCTCGGCAGCGGCGCTGGCCAAGGAAATTGCCGCCGCTGCCGAGGTGGCTATTCCGGATTTCGCCATGCCCGTCCGCAATCTGTCGGGCGGCAACCAGCAGCGGCTGGTGGCGCGTCGCGAAATGCGGATCGCCCACCGCGTGCTGGTGGCCGCCTATCCCAGCCGCGGCCTCGATGTCGGCGCCATCAACACGATGCTGCGCTATATCGTCGAACTTCGCGACGCCGGCGCCGGTATCATCCTCATTTCCGAAGAACTCGAGGAACTGCTGAACGTCTCAGACCGGATCGCTGTTCTCTATGAAGGCCGGATCATGGGCATCGTCGATACCGACAACGCCGACCTCGACGAGATCGGCCTGCTCATGGGCGGCCGCGCACCAACCCACGAGGCCGCCTGAGATGGCTGCATCACTTCGCCTTCAGCGTCTGCCGTCCGCGTCGCCCGTCATAGCCTTTGCGGCGCGCGCCGCAGCCATTGTCATTGCCCTCGTCTTTGCCGGTATCGTCCTGTCGCTCACCGGGGCCGATCCTCTCAATCTCGGCCTGCAGGTGTTGAGCGCCAGCTTCGGATCGAGTTTTGGATTGGAGGATCTGGGGCTGCTGCTCATTCCCCTGATCCTCACCGGGCTGTCGGTCTCTGTCGCCCAGCAGATCGGCGCCTGGAATATCGGGGCGGAAGGCCAGTTCTACGCAGGGGCCTTCGCTGCCGCCGCTGTCGGTCTCTTCGTGCCGGGACCGCCGGTCGTCATCCTGCCGATGATGTTCGTCGCCGGACTTGTCGGCGGCGCCGTCTGGATCCTCGTGCCGACGCTTGCGCGCGCCTACGCCGGTGTCAACGAGCTGATCACGACGCTACTGCTCAATTTCGTCGCGATCCTGCTCGTCTACTATGTCTCGACGAACGCCTGGCGCGACAAGATGGCGAATTCGGCCACCAAACGACTTTCCGCTGAAATCCCGGACTTCTGGGGCTCAGTCCACTGGGGCCTGCCGATTGCCGTTATCGTCGCGCTGGCCGTCGCGGCCTTGCTGGCGTTCTCGCGCTGGGGCTATGAAGTGCGCCTCGTCGGTTCGAACCCATCGGCTGCGCGCTATGCCGGCATGCCGGTCCGCAGGCACCTGATTACCGTCATGCTGCTCTCCGGTGCCATCGCCGGTCTCGCCGGCATGCTGGAGATCGCCGGCACGGTGCATCGCCTGCAAGGGGGCATCTCCAACAATTACGGCTATCTCGGCATTATGGTCGCGGTTCTCGCCCGTAGCTCAGCGGTCGGCGTCATTTTTTCCGCAGCGCTGATGGCCTTTATCCTCAATTCCGGAATCATCCTGCAGACGCAGGGGCTGACGACGTCGACCGTGCTGGCAATCACCGGATTGATCCTGTTTCTAACCGCGATCGGCGACGAACTCGCCCATTACCGTATCGCCCGCGACAAGGCTTGAGGAGACAGAACATGGACCTTCTGACCGGGCTTTTCACCACGGCGTTTCTTGCCGGCGGCGTGCTGGCGCTGGCCGCCCTCGGCGAGGTGCTGGCCGAGCGCGTCGGCGTCGTCAATCTCGGCGTCGAAGGGCTGATGGCCATGGGCGCGCTGACAGCGGTTGCCACCGTCGCGTCATTCCCGTCGCCAACGGTCGGTTTTCTCGCGGCCCTCGGCGTCGGCGCTGTCTTCGGCATGATGTTCGCGTTCGCCACTGTGATCCTCAGGGCAAATCAGGTGCTCTGCGGCCTTGCCTTGACACTGATGGGCAATGGTCTTGCCTCGACGATCGGCCGCGCCTATTCCGGCATGCCCGCCCGTGCGGTGTTTGCCGGTATCGAGGTACCGCTTCTCAGCAGCATCCCGATCTTCGGGAAGGCCTTCTTTTCGCAGAACATCCTCGTCTATCTCATCTATATCATCCTGCCGGTCGGGCTCAGCTACCTGATGCTCCGAACCCGCCACGGCCTCAACATGCGGGCTGTCGGCGAAAATCCGGCTGCGGCAGATGCTGCCGGCATTTGCGTCAATCTCATCCGCTTCGTCTACGTGACGGCCGGCTCCGCGCTGGCGGCGGGTTCCGGTGCCTATCTGACGTTGACCTTCGTGCCCTCGTGGTCCGATGGGGTCGTCGCCGGTCGCGGCTGGATTGCCGTCGCACTGGTAATTTTTGCCGGCTACCGGCCGATCCCGGCTGTCCTGTCCGGGCTGCTGTTCGGCTTCATCACGGCACTCGGCTTCGTCGGCCAAGCGCGTGGCTGGCCGTTTGCGCCTGCCTTTCTGTCGATGCTGCCCTATCTTGGCACCATGGCCTTCATCATCGTGCCGGTGCTCACCTGGCAGCGGATGCGCCGGATCATGGCGGCACCGGCGGCTATCGGCGTGCCCTATTACAGGGATGTGCGCTGATGCAGGAGGCATGCGCCACGCGGGTATTTGTCGATTTAGCGATGGACCAATGGCCCGCAGATCATCAAGATGAGGCGGCAGGCAGTCGATCGAGAAACGGGAGCACTCCATGAGCAGATGTTCGGACCAGGCAGCCCTTAATCAATGGTATCCGCTCGATACGGAGACGGAGATTCCCTTCGGGACATCGTCGAGCCGCCTGCTCGGCAGCGATCTTGTGGTAACGAGAGAGGCGGAAGGTTTAATCGCGGTTACGGCAGAAGACGGTGCCCTTCCGATCATCAAACGCTTCGGCCTTGTCTGGACGACGTTGGGGCAACCGGCCGGCGGCCTCTTTGCGCTGCCGGAGGCTGACGAGGAAGACCGTCGTGTCGTCAACTGCGGTTCCGTGATGGTTCGCGCATCCGGGCTACGGATTGTCGAGAACTTTCTCGACATGGCGCATTTTCCGTTCGTGCACACCGACATTCTGGGCGCCGAGCCCCACACCGAAGTGATGCACTACAATGCCGAGATCCGCCGGGATGTCGACGAGGTCTGGGCAACGAACTGCCAATTCTTCCAGCCGCAGGCCGCCCTATCCGCGACTGGCGGCATCATGACCGACTATATCTACCGCGTCATGACCCCGTTTGCGACGCTGCTCTACAAGACATGCCCGAACGCGGCCAACCGATGGGATGTCATATGCCTGTTCGTCCAGCCGCTCGATCCCGGCCGCTGCCGCGCCCATCCCGTCATGTTCCTGATCGACGATGTCTCGACGACCACCGAGCTGGTGCATTTCCAGCAACTGATCTTCTTGCAGGACCGCATCATTCTCGAAAACCAGCGCCCGGTGCTGTTGCCGATGGAGGCGCGCTCGGAGATCCCGACGCGGGCCGATGCCAGCTCCATCGCCTATCGTCGCTGGCTGAAGGAGAAGGGCATCACCTACGGCACTTCAGCGATGGCAGCGTAGCGGATAACCCATGGATCTTCGCAACCGGACACTTAGCGCCAGCGGCTTTCACACGCCGGTACGCGGCACCATCGATATCCTGCAGGACGTCTTGATCGACATCGACGGTGACGGCAGGATCGAGGCGATCTTGAGGCCCGGCGAACCCGGCTATGACGAAATTCGCCGGGCCCGCGAGACCGACGGGCGGCTCGTCACCCTTTCCCGCACCACCTACCTCCTGCCGGGCTTCGTCGACCTGCACGTACATGCGCCGCAATATCCGCAGCTGGGAAGCGCGCTCGACGTGCCGCTCGAGGTCTGGCTGCAGACCTATACCTTCCCGCTCGAGGCCCGCTACCAGGACCTGGCCTTTGCAAGGCGCAGCTATGGATTGCTGGTCGACGACCTGCTGGCGAACGG
This region includes:
- a CDS encoding ABC transporter permease translates to MAASLRLQRLPSASPVIAFAARAAAIVIALVFAGIVLSLTGADPLNLGLQVLSASFGSSFGLEDLGLLLIPLILTGLSVSVAQQIGAWNIGAEGQFYAGAFAAAAVGLFVPGPPVVILPMMFVAGLVGGAVWILVPTLARAYAGVNELITTLLLNFVAILLVYYVSTNAWRDKMANSATKRLSAEIPDFWGSVHWGLPIAVIVALAVAALLAFSRWGYEVRLVGSNPSAARYAGMPVRRHLITVMLLSGAIAGLAGMLEIAGTVHRLQGGISNNYGYLGIMVAVLARSSAVGVIFSAALMAFILNSGIILQTQGLTTSTVLAITGLILFLTAIGDELAHYRIARDKA
- a CDS encoding ABC transporter permease, with protein sequence MDLLTGLFTTAFLAGGVLALAALGEVLAERVGVVNLGVEGLMAMGALTAVATVASFPSPTVGFLAALGVGAVFGMMFAFATVILRANQVLCGLALTLMGNGLASTIGRAYSGMPARAVFAGIEVPLLSSIPIFGKAFFSQNILVYLIYIILPVGLSYLMLRTRHGLNMRAVGENPAAADAAGICVNLIRFVYVTAGSALAAGSGAYLTLTFVPSWSDGVVAGRGWIAVALVIFAGYRPIPAVLSGLLFGFITALGFVGQARGWPFAPAFLSMLPYLGTMAFIIVPVLTWQRMRRIMAAPAAIGVPYYRDVR
- a CDS encoding aromatic ring-hydroxylating oxygenase subunit alpha, producing the protein MSRCSDQAALNQWYPLDTETEIPFGTSSSRLLGSDLVVTREAEGLIAVTAEDGALPIIKRFGLVWTTLGQPAGGLFALPEADEEDRRVVNCGSVMVRASGLRIVENFLDMAHFPFVHTDILGAEPHTEVMHYNAEIRRDVDEVWATNCQFFQPQAALSATGGIMTDYIYRVMTPFATLLYKTCPNAANRWDVICLFVQPLDPGRCRAHPVMFLIDDVSTTTELVHFQQLIFLQDRIILENQRPVLLPMEARSEIPTRADASSIAYRRWLKEKGITYGTSAMAA